Below is a window of Ornithodoros turicata isolate Travis chromosome 7, ASM3712646v1, whole genome shotgun sequence DNA.
agctgctgtgctaatattgtgagtacagagacattcctgcagaacatatcggagcatcttgcgTGCtgttgttggtatgatctgcagcggTATATTGATAATATTAATTATGCAATGAcgtcagctaacatttacattcttacttccaggtaaacctgtcacgcccTACCCTTGGTATGCTTAGTTCAACATTGTACTGAAACAATCCACCTGAGctttatttttcaattggcagtggcattactatcacaacacaccacacactgcatgtctaaggtgcgtgtacaatgcattctcaggtacaggcgagctggtacgcaattacaacatgaaacaactcacACAGAGATCGCCTTTTCTTCCGTGCCTCGGGCTTCATGTTGTTATCCACACATGCAGCTCAtctcgcctgtgctgtgcagcatgagcaaaagcacatattgtttttggtcacatgacacgggacaTAAATAGAGTgcaaccttcctatgttggacacccgcggtgcagccgaagcctACATCAtataatctaacagttgttcatgtttggatattttaaccatggaatttatccTGCATGCACCGtgccatgtccaaacacgaacaactgctagacagcggcatgtactgttgccgtatggcacttatggcttgcgtcctgtaaTCGGAAACAGTGAcatctttttctgctacaactggtaaactacagtaaagatttagaaatactgtgtcataccataaagcactatgagaaatggcagtttgaaaaactggagaagactgtcattagaacgggggacatgttctacggggaaattttttacagtgtgtgctgtgcCACGTAATGCAGTGCAGACCCACCAcggtatggtaacgctctgaatactgatttgctcaaaaaaggaacgtatgtgtttcttgtactaacttccacTTATGCAAAGTATCATTTTTATGTTTTCAACCAATGGGGAGGGAAAgaacatcattctggagtctcgttgacctacaatgtgtagtgtttgaaggtcattttgaagagtgcaggtggtacaagactgtgttcccacattcttggcagtgttgactaataaccataataaagtagagagtacatttgtgtcatggcaaagtatgtagagatacatctgccTCAACATGCAGgcgccaaaactgctttttgtgcctaaaatatgacaaatagttgtctgttcaacaccactaatcatgtgccggcctccatgatatgtctgtgacattcaaaagtgattaacatgtcccatagttGTGTGCAATgttgaagatgactgtgtaccttctatggattcttgtttcaagaaaagtactgtgcgATTTGCTAACACTGCctagctgtaccttcacaattctacataaaaacaTGTAAAGTTTCTGTAAGGAAACACCGTGagggtccatagcgaaaaaccatCAGACAAGgaataggaagggacatacacaatgtctcaacatagtgtGTGTATGTTCTTTCTTCTATCTCCTCTTCATGTCTCGCCGTCATAGACACTATCATCAGCTCGCTcactgttgaaccgttctttcagcGATAAAGGTCACTtccatggactggatggcagccaacgtgctgtcaataaaaaaaaataatggaatatcatccttaggctgtgtgtgctcattgctttctgacagaTGGTGACtaagaatttcaggacagtgcctgcagtggtagtattcttgtgttgtCACctttgacgcccattgtgtgtcattgGTCACCTGTAACCTGCACAttgctaaaacaaagtatatttgtatttcttttaatacagttggtacagcacaatctttggaaaatataaataaacaaattctctactctgcaagacTCCTGTCAGCCTCCAGCAAGAGCTCAAGCAGCAAGACTCCAGAAGGAGCAAAACTCCAAATtagtgttgaaggtccatataggtcacaCTATTTTTATTAtcagatcataggtcaggctcaggtcctggttggtagcaacacAATGGAACCTTATTAAAAATTTGtacaggaggtgaccaacataactaaatacacacCAACTGACTATCACAAATTtggtggtgttatacttttgaaacaacattaacatGCCGCactggtcttttctcctttgtttcttttaacctagaaatattaggtatTCGGCATcgccagccttagttgctgagcatgcagttatttacatTGAgtgctgcagtttcatatttctttctctggacaagcaacccgggcttccccattttgataagggtctttcagctttgacaagacatttgtggacaaggaaaacatttggactctgtgtattttgctatgaagtgcaccgtacaaggcagaagacagcatcaaccatttccaccaaggttattaaatttgtgataaggTACAtttaccttttgtcactgactaatttggtggcaaagttacttgagtggcggTTGTACAGTTTTAAGcacatctttaaaaaaaatagggtatGTGAAGTTCTGCGTGGTTGAATATGTGGAGTACACTGTAGCAAAAGTAGCAGTTTATTCGAGCGGTCGCCGCTTAGGGGTGGGCGCCTGTAATGGCGCTTTTCCTGCACAGAAGGATGGGGCGCCAGTGAGGTGGCGGAGAGAAAGACCTGAGGAAGAGACTGGGGAAAGGGCGAGACACAGTGCAAGATGGCGGCATGACATGTAACGCGTGTGTGATGTTGTGCGCGGCTTTTCTGTCTTTAAACAGTTTACAGGCGTTTATCTTATAATAATGTATCCCGGAGGTCAATAAATTCATCCGGTGAGAGTTTCAacacaatataataattgggggtttatgtcgtgagacaactgagtgtgcaATACACAGCACAGTCTAATGTTctttattctggcaatgttagcatggttcaagaagtgggaaatgttgttCTACCCTTAATAATCTGTTGGGCCCTgcaaacaggatacatataccctgatctgaagacactatgcctaactgaaaagcagtatgagatcgacccgtgcGTGTTTATTTGCAAAACTATTGTGTGCAAAACTCGCGAGCGCAATTGGACAGCGCACCACAGCCCAGCTTCAGCCCTCGTACGCTGACGTTGTTCGGTCAAATATCCACCCGAGTCCGGCGACAGCTGCAGTCTCAGAAGCCCGAGAGCAGACCATGATGTACTCCCCGTCGATGCTTCCAGGTTCTCAACTTCCTCTCAGTATGTCCCTGGACCGGCCCCGTCGTCGCCCAACATGCTACTACTGCGGCATTACCGGTCATACAATGAGGTTCTGCAGGGAACGTCAACGGGAGGCTTTCTGGGGTGGCCGTCCACAATTTATGCCCTCGACGCCCTACACTGATGCTTGTCCCTCAGACCGCCCATTTCGTTATGCCGGTGATCGCTATTATTACTCTGCGCCTCCCACCGCAACATCTGGTGACGGACTCCGGAATGACGATTACGCCGGTTCACGTCGTTCCCGGTCTCCAGCCGGTCGCCGCAGGTCACTGTCACGTAGCCCCATACGCCTTACATCCCCTCCTCCCCAGCGGGGAAACATGTAGTTGCAGTTCCTGGGGGTTGTCCTGGATCGACTGCACCGTTTTCAAATGTCCCCCCACCGCACCCTCGAAATTGCATCGACGTTTCCATTGATGACCATTCTTCATCAGCACTTATTGACACCGGCTCCTGTGTTTGTATTTTGTCTGCTAAGATGGGCAAGAAGCTGCGCAAAGTAACGTTCAAAGATGGATCCTTTCTCAAGTCGGCGTTTAACCACATTTCTCACACGACTGGTTCCTGCACCGCCCGTATAGCGATATCCGATGTATGCTTCCCTGTGGAATTCCGAGTCCTCCCTGTTACCTCGCATGACATTATACTGGGCTGCGATTACCTTCAAGAGCATCACGCCATTATCGATCACTCTCGCGGTGAGATCACTCTGCCTACAGGGCCGGTCTACGCCAGTGAGGCCGACTGCGGCGTCCTTaaactgcacgttgagcacgaTACCGTGCTTCCCCCTCGTACTACCATATTCATAGATGCAGTCTCCTCTGAAGCATCGTCTACTCCTGAGGTGATACTGTCTCCTCACCATACTCCGCTCGCACGCAAGGTTCTCGTTGCTCCGTTCTCCCTCTCACGAATTGACGGCGGAAAGACGTCTCTCCCTGTCAGCAACACTTTATGGGAGCCTGTCCTGTTGCCGTGCGGATTTGTCGTTGCCACCTTGGAACCCGTGAAGCTCGGCGCCGTGCATGCTCTCGGAAATTCCGCCGACGCCGCGGTAGCTCTCCCTCATCCGGTGCACGACTCGGCCCTATGTCGAACTGTTTCTCCCTCGCTTGACGATCGGAGTAGAGGCATGCTTCTGTCCTTATTACGAAATTATGCACATTTATTTGACCTCGACAAATCACCTCTTGGGGTTGCACGCGACGTGGAACACTCAGTTGACACTGGCTCTGAAAGGCCTCTTCGACAGAGACCGTATCGTGTTTCTCCCGCCGAACGACAACAAATTGATAAAGAGGTCGACCAAATGCTGTCCAAAGGAATAATCCGTCCTTCCTCGAGCCCTTGGTCCTCACCTGTCGTCCTGGTTCCTAAGAAGGATGGCTGTATACGTTTTCGCATTGATTACCGACGTCTCAACAAAATAACCCATGCCCCGGATTGACGACGCTCTAGACTCCATGCAAGGCGCCAAGTATTTCTCCTCTCTTGACCTCCGTTCTGGGTACTGGCAGATCCCTATGGCTAAGCAGGATAAACCGAAGACCGCTTTTGTTACACCGGACGGGCTATTCGAGTTCAATGTGATGCCGTTCGGCCTTTGTAACGCTCCAGCTACATTCGAGCGGATGATGGACACGGTGCTTCGGGGGCTCCGCTGGCGAACGCGCCTATGTTACCTGGACGACGTTGTCGTTTTCTCGGAAACATTTGAAGACCACCTACTTCGCCTTGAATCTGTATTCTCCGCATTCCAGTCTGCGGGCCTCCAACTCAACGGGAAAAAGTGGCATTTCGGCTTCGAGAAGATTAAAATACTGGGTCACGTTGTCTCTGCAAACGGCGTTTCTCCAGATCCTGATAAAATCAAAGCCGTCTCCGATTTTCCGAAGCCAACCTGTGTCAAGGAGCTGCGCAGTTTCATTGGGTTGGCATCGTATTTCCGTCGATTCATCAAGGGGTTCGCCCATATCGCCGCCCCTCTCACGGCTCTCCTCTCCTGCGAATCCAACTTCCACTGGGACTCCCACTGCGAGCTTGCTTTTGAGCGGCTCAAAGCTTTGCTTACGGCCGCCCCTATTCTgaggcatttcgatccttcccTTCCCGTTGAATTGCATACCGACGCCAGTGGGGCAggcctaggtgcagttttagCACAGCGTCACCCGGATGCGCCAATGGAGCAAGCAGTCGCCTCCGTCAGTCCCACATTGACTAAAGCAGAAAAAAACTGTCAAGCCACCGAAAAGGAGTGTCTCGCCGTCATCTGGGCCATTGGCAAATTTCGCCCTTACCTATACGGTCGTCATTTCTCGGTCGTGACCGATCACCACGCTCTTTGCTGGCTTGCGTCCTTGAAAGATCCGTCTGGACGTCTTGGGCGCTGGGCACTAAGACTCCAGGAATTTGATTTCGCTGTGCATTACAAGTCTGGATGCAAGCACCAAGACGCTGATGGCCTTTCCCGATGTCCACTGCCAGACGAGAACTCCGCCCCGGTACTTTCATATGAGGATGTCATGTGCCTTTCCGAGCTGGACCCAAGCACTTTCCCCTCAGAACAGCTTCACGACGAAGCCGCCCAGAAGCTCATTCGTCATCTTGACGGCACGGTACCTTCTACAGACAAGAAATTTATACGTAAACCCAAACACTTCGTGTTGCAAGAAGGCACGCTGTACAAACGCAATTACAGCCCCGACGGCTCTCGACTACTCTTGGTCGTTCCGCCTCAATTGCGCAACGCGATCTTGCGCCATTCTCACGACGACCCTACAGCGGGGCATCTTGGCTTTTTCAAGACCTACGAGAGGATCCGTCGCAAGTCTACCGCCAGAACCTTTGGTCACCTACACCCTCTGCCACCCCCACTCCATCCCTTCGAACGAGTCGGAGTTGACCTCGTCGGCCCCCTCCCCCTGTCCACTTCTGGAAACCGCTGGGTTGTAACGGCAATTGACCATTCCACCAGATACGTCGTTGCTTCCGCCCTGACTTCCGCAACAGCTGCTGATATTGCCCAGTTTTTTATTCAACGTATCCTCCAGCACGGCGCTCCCAGAGCCCTGTTGAGCGACAGAGGCTGCCAGTTTGTGGCTGAGATTGTCAAGGAGGTCCTCTCCAGCTGTTGTGTAACTCACCACTTTACGTCTCCTTACCATCCACAAACAAACGGACTCGTGGAACGTTTCAACCACACCCTCACCGAAATGCTGTCTTTCTATATCTCGCCTCGTCAAGGCAACTGGGATGACCTCCTTCCATACCTCATTTACGCGTACAACACTGCCACACAATCGACAACTCGCTTCAGCCCCTTCTTCCTACTTTACGGCCGTGATCCAGTTCATACTATTGATACCTTGTTCCCCTACGTGCCTGATATCTGCAACCCGGTACTTGCAAGCGCCACCTGCCGTGCAGAAGAATGCCGACAGATTGCCCGTTGCCGAACCTTCGAAACGCAAGCGTCAGCCAAACAGCGTTACGACGCGTCCCACGCTAACGTTGTTTATCGTCCTGCGGACCTCGTTTGGCTTTGGGTTCCTCTGCGGAAGCCTGGCCTTTCGTGAAAATTCCTCTACCACTGCGTTGGCCCCTACAAGGTACTCCGAGCGCTCAATGATGTAGCGTACCTCATCCAACCACTGGACTATCCCGTTGACCGGCGCCGTCGCTCCACTGAGTctgcccaagtaggaaaattgtgaaagaagtcagcccagggtgaatggtaagcacgcacgcagccctccggtcacgctccgcccaccacagcagccctccacccgagcaccgccctgttacaggtggtgaaggtttttcggctgggtgcGCACGTCTCACGCCTCAAACCATACATCGCACGACCTCTCGACACTTCTCACCCGCCACAAGAAGATCGCCCGGAGGGCTCCTCTCCGGAAGGGGGGCAGTTGTGAGAAGGATTTCAGACCCATCGTtcccatcctcatcgtcattATAATAAAGGCTCGTTTTTCGAACCGCAACAATATTAACGAGCAACATGGATGATCACCCAAGTTAACCCTTCATAACTGTTTGGCTCTGTCTAGTTTAttgaatgcgaaaacactgcaGGCACGGTATTTTACCGACACAATTTATTAGGTATTTACAACCTTACACTTCATTTACAGGTTATTGACGAAATAAATCTATCAAAAGCATCTGCTTAGAAAAACTGTCAACGTGCAGCTTTTCCGACGACTCAATTGCACGGGCAATGGCAAACACATTCTGGGCATCCTTATGTTGCTCGAAGAACCGAAGAGCCACTCTGGGGGCTTCGGTGCCCGGCTGAGAACCCCGTACGCTTACGCTTTATTCCTGACATACCGAACCTCCTTACCACACCGATATGCGTAACGGTACTGGTCAAGTGACCGAGGCTGACCATCTTTTAACTCTTGTTGCTTGCACTAAAGATAGCAGTGAGACACCTCAGAACTTGGTTCATGACTTCGGTAGTGACCGCGCATACGTTTTCTCGGAATCATTAAACTTTTGGGTCCGTCGGATGACTCAGTCAGTGGTGGACGGTCACAACAACGAGAAAAGAATACAAACGTTCTCCCCAGTTTGTCTCCGGAATGTTGGTCACAGTCGGATTAtcgagttgtcataataacgagaggcCTTTACACAGGACCTTCGTTGGGAGCAAACCATACCCCAGAAAAATGGTGAGGATGTCATACTAACAAGTGTTATATTAACTAGGGTTGACTGTACATGCTCAAACAACCACCAAGTCTCATGTTGTTGCTCAATAGCTCCCTtccctgcacttgtagtaaaagaaAAGCAGCAAATGggtcgacgtgaatggcagctgaacgatTGAACTGCaaagttctcgagcacacaatcacaatttcacgccgaaaatgttgttgaggtgagttcgcagttgttgtttccatcgctCAATAGTTTTCAAGATTACCTCGGACAAAACACTTATCGCAGctggcggccataactggatttcctggCAAatgggagaagacgccagggaagtcggagaaagcctcagctttcatccaatcagaagcatgattctctatctacgtagatggagcaggtttttcccatctacgtcacaaaaatggctgcacccatggcttgttttggtttctttgattattaattttcgtaataggaagacaaaattgagaaacaaAGGCGCGTTTCAGGGCAgatggatgtgctcgttctgaatatcacaaccgttttagCACATCaagaaatcggcgtagctgaacTTTAACCTGTCGGGAAGAAGGACGAGGTTGGGGTGCAgatatgccgtgtttgcgctagcTTCTGCATGTGACAAACAattttagatggcaagttttttCACTGCTCTTGCAGACAATGGCCGCGACTAcccaattaccttgttgtacgaagcatcttcgtttTAATTTAATACAATTAAACCTCGATTTAATCAAGTCCGTGTTTAGCTTCCATACAATGCTATGTATTCAGGTGACCGGTATAACGAAGGCATTTGACCCAAGCTCTCTATGTTACGAAGGTTCCGGCATGGAGAATTGAGAAGAACACGCCTTTTGTTCTGTGGGTGCATTGGGCGGAGCTCCGATTTGTCCAAGGCCAAAAGAAAAAGAGGCAAGCGCACGGCGTCGATACACTCTCTTCTGTTCCCCTTCCCCATCTTGTCGACCTCTTGCCTCTTCCCGATTATGGCGAAGAATTAAGAAGAATGAAACGCGAGGTGGTCATCAATTCCTTCCGCAAGACGGGGTTTTACAACAGATGTAGTCAAGAAAATAAGGACACCTACGAGTTGGAACAAAGCGAAGACTCCACGGCCATGCCTGCTCTTGTCTACCAGTGGCAAGTGCTAATAGTAGTATAATTATGTTGGGAGGCTACGGGGATGAGAAACTAcaacattgccaccagggcagcgacaccgtcgttcgcgtatttttctcccgcgcggcgcgtgtgcggagggttgtccgtgcgcttatcggcggggggagggtcGCGTGTGCGCTTACcatctcacatttttcagcctgggtcgacttctttcgtaatttttcaatctgtgccgacttcaatcgtaaTTCTTTTTCATCTAGAacgggtgtgcagtaggctgtttgcatgcaaaggatagcattacacaaaagtacaagtgaaaatatatttagtAAAGTCATTGTAATGTCAGAAATtgtgttatgactctgtgtgaaggagaaaaaactTGAAACAATCagaaaaaatcagaaaaaatctgatgcaatagcattgaaggggtatcacatttttttattagtgataatcacgcaagttttcaattaagcagaaggaatagcacattttaatcaaagaagatatttttaatcaatacgattacaatcaaaattagagttttattataaaaagacTAACTTGAGCaccctagcggagttttaattacaaagttgtGACAAAcgtacgtaacttcatgcacaacagctaatattccattatgacacatttaatcaaagaagatatttttaatcaatatgattacaatcaaaatttctattatttttattattttttatcaaAGTTTTGTTATGAAAactctaacattattatacgtgaccaccatagtggagctttaattacaagtgccgatagatctatgtggacagcagagaacctggaagaccatgggacacgaacacaagaggaaataaaatctataacgctacaaagaagatattcttaatcaaaacaacagaggaggagaataatctatcattttaactatcataaaatcatcctcgtgacttaatctagtcgaaccccatacaatttacattctaagagacactacaaaccttactttgtcttatgaatccaacacagaaaatatattaaaaaatgaacttcaccgcatagcatgctcctagccaacaatcagctctaataatatctgcactgatttgttgaagacgggagacgtacacctgttttgtcacagttatgaacattttcgagcgcaatagtgaagattattccaacattgcacaattaatcaatttcttattatgtaaacaacagacaggaaaatattattgaaccaagatcaacagttaatagagagccaaaatccaacacgtaaacaagaggtacacaaaggataaataattgaaaaccAATCTATCAAatcgagaaacatgcacggttgaatagcagagaaacactctaaacggcgcatctagccaacgtgtaaacaacatgcaggaaaataattgaaaaagaatctatgaaaacgagaaacatgcacggagctagcactgaatagcagagaaacactttgaacggcacaccatccacgCGTAAACAATtggtacatgcaatgaaataatgagaaatacaatcaacagctaatacagaaccaaacatatgcaccaaagcaaacaagaggtacacagaagaaaataattgaaaaacaatctatcaaaacgagaaatatgcacggatgaatagtagagaaacgctttgaacgatgcatctgccaacatgtaagcaacacacaggaaaataatagcgaaacaaactatcaaacattacaaattgaaatgaaaataatatatcttttgaactatcataaaatcaaccttgcgacctCACAATATAGGATTTTCGTCCTActcgggcactataaacattaccttgacagaggtatccaaacacgcagcacagctaagctttccacagtacaaccagactggaGCTCGGCGGGGttactctctccctctatacagccgaAAGCGAAGAAtctgttgtcaatctatggagtggggaaaccctctctcgtttttcacattctttcctccaaaagaaaatattcttaggacatgtgtacagaggcgaaattttttattgatcgcaaataaaCATTGGagttattcgattctcaagaacacaataagaattctatcaaaaaacaatagtacgcaaaaaatctaagaatatacTTTTatatcagtgcaaactggtttttagagaaacattatctaaactaatgagaaatattatcggcacAAACTATACTCagccaaaacgagaaacgatgcattttaatgtatttcaaatctgacacaactattatgcatacattattctcaactcacaaaatatcgatcgagtgaatatctgaagcaaaaagagaaagtcaaatttattcaatgatggAAACTGTGCAAGTCAGGGTCTGTACGTCAGTACACGTTTATTGTAGAACGATACAATGGCTACCCGAACTGGGCGCGCGAGATATTTTACTTTTCACGAGTCTCGCAGAGCCTCTTCGTCGTTATAGCACATCTCCCCCCTTTAATGCACTCAGCTAACAAACCTGTCCCAGCCACACAAACACACTCATTCAAATCCAACTTGAAGTCTTTTCACTGGCTTCACCACTCTGCCGCTGTGAGTAGTCATTCCTGTTGGGTTATGTGGGGGGTGGTCTCCCGGTTGGTGGCCGGAACTGTCAGACGAACCACCTTGTGAAACTTCCCCAGACGACGACCTAGCGGAGAGAGCAAGCTCAGGCCCAGGGCCTGCTCCTCCTCCGAGTTCCTGGGGACGAGAGTTGGATGTGGGAGCTGCCAACTTGTCTGCAGAAGGACCTTTTTGGGTGCAATCAGAGGACGGTGACGGTACAGGTATCAAGTGATATCTGTTTCTACGGAGTACACCATCGTCCATCTGAATGTTGTAGGACCGAGGCGCTGCTGCTGGTGCCTGAACCACGCCACTTGATCGGGTGTCCGTTATCCATACCCTCTCGCCTTGCCGTAGGGGTGGCAAGGTTCGCACACCATGTCGCTGGTCATAGTTTATTTTTTGCATTTCAATGCGACGCTCTTCCCATTGACGCAACTGATTCCGATCTGGTGTCTTTGGACTTAACGGCGACGCGGCGGTAGGAAGTGACGTGCGAAGACGGCGACCCATAAGTAGCTCAGCCGGACTGAAACCATTTCCTAATGGCGTAGCGCGATAGCTCTGAAGAGCTTTATACGCATCGTCCGACTTTTTGAGACTGAGCTTGATGACACGGCCAGCGGCTTCGACGAAGCCGTTGCTTTGTGGAAAACGTGAACAAGAAGTCCTGTGTTCTAAGGACCACTCTTTTGCGAATGTAGCAAAGTCACTGCCCACAAGTCTCCGAAATTGTGGTCCATTGTCGCTGGTGAGTACTTCTGGCGTTCCGTGCCTGGCAAATATGGATTTCAGGTGATCGATGACCGCTGAACTTGTTAAGTTGGTCAAAGGAGCCAGCTCCGGATATCTTGAATAATAATCCGTTACCAGCACGAACCACTTGCCACCAAGGTAGAAAAGATCGACCGCTACGTTCTGCCATGGGCGCTCTGGGAACGGCGAAGGCATCAAGGGCTCATGCCTATTGCTAGACTCCTGGACACAGCGCGGACATCTTCGAACATCATCCTCGATGTCCTTAGAAATTCCAGGCCACCAAACCGTCTGCCTGGCTCTTTCCCTGCACTTTGTGATCCCGGCATGCCCTTCATGGATCTTATCCAGTATCTCTCTTCTCATGGCGACGGGGATAAGAATTCGGCACCCTTTCATGAGAAGTCCGTCGTCGAGAGAAaggttaaagg
It encodes the following:
- the LOC135400434 gene encoding uncharacterized protein LOC135400434, whose protein sequence is MGKKLRKVTFKDGSFLKSAFNHISHTTGSCTARIAISDVCFPVEFRVLPVTSHDIILGCDYLQEHHAIIDHSRGEITLPTGPVYASEADCGVLKLHVEHDTVLPPRTTIFIDAVSSEASSTPEVILSPHHTPLARKVLVAPFSLSRIDGGKTSLPVSNTLWEPVLLPCGFVVATLEPVKLGAVHALGNSADAAVALPHPVHDSALCRTVSPSLDDRSRGMLLSLLRNYAHLFDLDKSPLGVARDVEHSVDTGSERPLRQRPYRVSPAERQQIDKEVDQMLSKGIIRPSSSPWSSPVVLVPKKDGCIRFRIDYRRLNKITHAPD
- the LOC135400435 gene encoding uncharacterized protein K02A2.6-like, producing MRREILDKIHEGHAGITKCRERARQTVWWPGISKDIEDDVRRCPRCVQESSNRHEPLMPSPFPERPWQNVAVDLFYLGGKWFVLVTDYYSRYPELAPLTNLTSSAVIDHLKSIFARHGTPEVLTSDNGPQFRRLVGSDFATFAKEWSLEHRTSCSRFPQSNGFVEAAGRVIKLSLKKSDDAYKALQSYRATPLGNGFSPAELLMGRRLRTSLPTAASPLSPKTPDRNQLRQWEERRIEMQKINYDQRHGVRTLPPLRQGERVWITDTRSSGVVQAPAAAPRSYNIQMDDGVLRRNRYHLIPVPSPSSDCTQKGPSADKLAAPTSNSRPQELGGGAGPGPELALSARSSSGEVSQGGSSDSSGHQPGDHPPHNPTGMTTHSGRVVKPVKRLQVGFE